Part of the Streptomyces virginiae genome is shown below.
GGTGTCGCTGTCGTAGACGATCTGTGCTGCGGTCCGGCCTGAGGGCAGTTTGGACTTGGTCAGCTTGGACGTGCCGGTGCGTGCGTCGTAGTGGGCGCGGACCGTGCCCGCGTCCAGGGCGCGGTGGTAGACGGCGACGTCGTCCATGACGCCGTTGAAGTAGCGGACCTCCTGGGCGGGGTTGCCGTCCCAGCCCACGCTGGAGAAGCCGGCGCCCAGGTAGGTGAACGTCTTGGCGCTGTGGTCCACGGTCCCGGTGCGCGAGCCGACGCTCTGACCGTCGAGGTAGAGGGTCTCGCCGGTTCCGCTGCTGGTGAGGACCGCATGGTGCCATGTCCCGTCCGTGACCACGGCCGTCGAGGCCATCGGGTCTTTCCATTCGCCGGCCAGCTCGAAGCCGCCACGAAGCTTGCCGGAGGCATCGATGACGAGGGCCGGGTTCCACATGTACGGCTTGCCGTCGGTGATCCGCTTGTCCTGGAAACCGAGGAGGACGCCGGGCTTGGTGGTCTTGAACCACAGCTCGGCGGTCAGGATCTTCGAGGAGGAGAGCGTGGCTTCGGGGAGCTCGACGTAGGAGGTGGTGCCGTTGAACGTGGTCGCCTTGTTGTCGGTCCCGGTCAGGACTCCAGGGGTGCCGAGGGCGACGTTGCGGTAGCGGCCGGCGTTCAGGCCCGTGCGCGAGACCGCCTCGCTGGCGGCGGCCGAGCCTTCGGCCTCGTTCAGGCGCCAGTAGGAGACAGGGTTGGCGTCGAGGACGGTGCTGCGGTACTGGGAGGCGCCGGTGTACTCGTAGACGGAGCAGGCGGTCGTGGAGGTGGGCGGGCAGACCTTGGTGAGGCGGCCGTTGCTGTAGGTGTAGGTCCAGGTGAGCGCCGGAGCGCCGGGGCCGACGGCGTCGGTGGAGACCGAGCTGATCCGGCCGCCGCTCCAGGTGAAGGTGAGCGCGCGCTTGGACAGGGCGTCCGTTGCCTTCGTCAGCAGCCCGCCGGTGTAGGTGAGGAGCTGCTCGCGGCCGTGGCCGTCGGTGGTCTTGGTCAGCAGACCGGTGGCGTCGAAGGTGTACAGAGTGGCGCTCGCGTCGCGCAGCGTCCATCCGCCGCCCGGTACGGCGGTCAGGATGCCCGTCGAGCCGGAGGGTGCGCTGTAGGTGCCGTCGTTGTTGCGGCCGAAGCGGACCTGGCTGCCGTTGGCGAGCGTGATGAGGACGTTCCCGTCGGCTTCGGCCTTGGCGCGCATGTCCCAGCGGGTGGCCCAGCCCGTGCCGAAGGCGTTGCCCTGGCGGGGGTCCTGCGAGTTGTAGGTGCGGGTGACGGCGAGTTCCGGTCCGATGACCGGCACGGCGGCGTCGGTGGCGGCGGTCGCGTAGTTGCCGGCGCGCTCGCCGAAACTGCGGCCGCTGTCGGCGCCCCCGAGGTGCGAGGTGATCACGGGCTGCGGCACCTGGGTCGTCAGGACGGAGGCGCCGGGCTGGTTGGACTGGGCCTGTCCGTCATTGGCGTACGCGTACCACGCGTACCTCTTGGACCAGGTCAGCCAGCCGCTGGGCACCATCCAGCTCCGGGAGGAGCTGGACGGCGACTGGCGGCAGTTCTTGCGGGTGTCGGCGCCTTCGACCTCGCACACCTCGAACATGTACGTCAGGGTGCTGTTGGGGTAGTAGTCCTTGTCGGTGGCGGCGGCCCACAAGGTCGGGGTCAGGGTGTCGCTGAGAACACCGCTCGCCGGTGCCAGACCTGTCAGCTGCGGCGGAATGTTGACTGCCTCGAAGCGGACGGCTGCGCCCGGCACTCCTGCCGCCTGGAACGAGCTGGCTCCGTAGTCGTCCATGGTCCACACCAGCGTGTATGTCGCCGGGGCGAGCGGAGCGATGGTCGCGTCCAGCGTGACCGAGGCGCCGGGCGGGACGTCGTGCGGCATGGCGGTCCAGCGGATCTTGCTCCAGTAGTCCCCACCGACCAGGTTGTTGTTGGCGTCGTAGAGGTCGTAGCGGAGCTTGATGTTGCCGCCGGCGGGCCAGGTCTGCTGTCCCTTGTTGGTGACGGTGACCTTGAAGGTGCCTTCGGAGGTGGCGGTCATGGGCCTGACGAAGCCGCCGAGCTGGTAGGTGGCACCGTACTTGGTCCACGTCACGTTCAGGCTGGGCTTACCGGAGCCTCCGTTGGCCTCGGCGCTGTCGGAGTGGAACTGCTTCCAGCTGTAGGAGTCCGAGGTCGAGGCCTTCACCGCCAGGCCGTAGTTCGCCCTGCGGCCGTGGGTCCAGTCGTCGACGAGCTGTCGCCCCGATTCGCCCAGGGAGATGCTCTCCCAGCCCGGGGCGCAGTTCCAGCTGGTGGCGCCCGCAGGCCGCCAGCCGTGCGCGAAGGACTTCGAGCCCAGTGCGGGCCCCGTGGCGGGCCCGGGCATGGTCGTGGTCGAGGACTCGGACCAGTTCGAGGTGATCTCGTGGATGGTCACCGGCCGGGCGTTGCAGGAGTAGGACCAGGAGTTCCACAGGCTCAGGTCGGCGGCGATGACCCACGCGTTGTTCAGGCTGCTGGTGACGTTGTCGAAGCGGAGGAACGCCGCGGCCTTGGAGGCACCGCCGTCGGGGGTGCCGACCTTGAGGAGGTCGCTGCTGGAGTTGTTCGCGTTGTACGGCGACTGAACATAGGTGCCGGAGTTCGCACGGACGCCGGTCACGTCGACCGACGGGTCCACCTTCACCGGGTAGACACGTTCCGGGGCGGCCAGCCACTGGGCGTCCAGGGTCACCACGAGGACCTGGCGGCCGCCCTCGGTGGCGAGGCTGTACTTCACGCCGGCTGAGATCGCGCCCTCGTTGGAGCGCTCACCGATGTTGGAGTCCTCCATCCAGCCGGTGGGCATCCAGCCGCGCTCAGTGCCCTCCGCGTCGAGGTATACGACGTTTCCGTTGGCGTCCAGCTTGGCTGTCAGGCCGGAGAGCTCCAGCGGGAACCGCCACTGGGTCGGGGCGCTCTTGTCCTTGAGGACGAGCGTCTCCTTGATGGAGTCGGCGCCCGCCACGAGTTCGACATCCGATGACGGACGCGCATCCGGGTAGGTGATTTTGCTGCCCGCCACCTGGCCCTGCGAGTGTGCGACGCCCTCGATCGCGTATCCGAGGGAGTACTTCCCCTCGACTCCGAGACGCACAAGCGGCTTTCCGTCCGCGTGCTCGGCGAAGAACACCGGGTCGTCCGTCGCCCGCGGCTCCCATCCGGAACTGGAGGCGCTCATCGCCCAGGCGCCCTTGGGGCGCGCCAGGGAGGTGTCGATCGCCTTCCAGCCTCCCCCAGGGGAGAGGAAGTTGACCTGCTCGTCGTAATACTGCGTGGTGTAGGTGCCGTCCTCGTTACGGAAGGTACGAGAGCGCTGGTCACGCTTGTCGAGCTGCTCGACGCTGCGCTTGGGGTCGAACCCGGCCGGCGCGGCCTGCTTGGGCGCCTCGACAGGCTTGATCTGTGGAATCTTCGCCTGCGGCTCGCCACCCAGTTCGACTGGAGCCGCTCCCGCAGCGGGCATCAGCTCACCGGGAGCCTTCTGCGCCCCGCGGCGGCCTCCTTCGGCGTCGGCGTCCGTGGCGTCCCCCGAGGCGTCATGCCCGCGCCCGCGCGCCGAGCCCCAGGCCTGTTCCGGGCGCTCCCCAGCGCCCGGAACCTTCTTGGCGATGACCCACTGGTTGACCGCCAGCGCGGCCTGCTCCGTGCCGGCAAGAACAGCCATGACGAAAGCGATGACAACAACGAACGGACGCGCGATGCGCACGGAAAGCCCCCACCCAAGCGATCAAGAGGGGGCCAGTTCTATTCGCAGAACAGACCTCGAACAAGTCCGCCCGATGCTCCACGAGCCAAGCAGTCAAGGGCCTCGGCACCAATAAATCGAAGAAAATCTCGATTAACTGACCCACCGTCAAGCATCTTGAACCATCGCAACGAGATAAACATCACGGCATATCCGGGAACCGGATGCTCCGTCCCAACCCGGCTGAATCCTCGACTTCAGAACACCTCACCCCGGCTTGACGCCACCGGTACGACCGCAAAGGGGGTAGCACTTGACGCACCCTCACCAGGGCCTCGGGGGGCGTGGCGCGGGCCCACACCCGTCGTCGACGTTGCGAAGTTGTCCGGCATCGGCCTCGCCCGGGTTGCGCTGCACCAGGCCACCCGGGAGGCTGCCATGATGCAAGGCAACAGCCAGACCCGTACTCCGCCCGCCTCCGTCCGCGCGCCGTGCAGCGCGACGGGCGGGAGCCGGCCGGGTCCGGCGCCGTGCTCCAGGGCCTGCTGGGTGACCGGGCCTGGGAGCTCCTGGCCGCGATGGCCCCGGCTACTCGTCGAACAAGCGCAGCACGGTCGGCGTCCGGACGGATGCGCGAACTCCGGTGGCCGGCCACGGACACACAGAGCTCCATCCCCCGCCGATGCGCTCCCGCCAGCCGTTCGGTGACGGCGGTACCAGGAGCAGCCCGAGGCAGCCCGGAAACAGCGGGGAGCAGCCTTCCGGCCGAACCTAACCGCGAACCCCCGGAACAGGGCCGCGGGAAGGAGCCCGCTGGGGGGATCGGTGAAATCGGCGGCGACGACTTCGACCGTGGGAGACACCCCACGCCAACCCGCGTGACGTTCGTGCCGCTGGAGCTGCTGACCGAGGGGGCTTGGCCGCCAGTGCCGGAGTTCCCCATGCCTCAGTGATCAGAGGCTGAGAGGGTGAGCCCGTACGACTCGGAGCCGAGGAGCACGGAGGCCCCCCATTGATCATCCTGGACGCGAACATCATCAAGGGGACATCCCTACGGGGGCCCGTCGCGGACATACTCCGCGCCATCCGGGCCGCAGGCGTAGAGCGCGTAGCCACGCCGTGGATCGCCGTCGAGGAGATCGCCGCACAGCAGGCCCTCATCTACAAGGAGAAGCACCAGGCGGCCATGGACGCGGTGGACGCCCTGCGGAAGGCCACCCCCTGGGAGCACGTCAACCACCCCAGGCAGTGGTCGGCCGATCATGTCCGTAGGCACTGGCGGGATCGGTACTCATCCATCACGGAAGTTCTGGAGACGTCTCACGCTGCCTACCAGCAGGCCATGTTCCGGGAGACGAACCAGATCGCCCCGTGTAAGACGGTCAACAGCGGCAGCTACAAGACCGGGGCCCGGGACGCCGCGATCTGGCTGACGGCGGTCGAGTACGCGAAGGCGCACAAGGACGAGACCATCTACTTCGTCAGCAACGACTCGGACATGTCCGAGGACGGCAAGTTCCTGCCGGAGATGCAGAAGGACATCATCGGCATGGAGCACCGGTTCCACCTGTTCACGTCGCTCGATGGTGTCGTCACGAAGTTCGCCACAGAGGTGGAGGCCAGCACGAGGGACGTTCGCGAGCTTCTGGACACCGAGGAGAACCGCCAGACGGTGCTGGCCGAGACGAGGACCGCAGCCAGGCGGTACCGGATGGTCATCGGCACGCCGATGCCCTCGGCCTTCAACGGTGACGGGCGGAGGGCCTCCGGGACCACC
Proteins encoded:
- a CDS encoding PIN domain-containing protein; this encodes MIILDANIIKGTSLRGPVADILRAIRAAGVERVATPWIAVEEIAAQQALIYKEKHQAAMDAVDALRKATPWEHVNHPRQWSADHVRRHWRDRYSSITEVLETSHAAYQQAMFRETNQIAPCKTVNSGSYKTGARDAAIWLTAVEYAKAHKDETIYFVSNDSDMSEDGKFLPEMQKDIIGMEHRFHLFTSLDGVVTKFATEVEASTRDVRELLDTEENRQTVLAETRTAARRYRMVIGTPMPSAFNGDGRRASGTTSNWFPSAVVLDKVLEVSGQEVGGHHWFTAWVRWLLRDDRVIHGEVHERAYAWETRVLLSTAADQAMTVLDFRRPGPISAEDVPNVLALPQTTEEHLTHVGRAHLAALMNTPAMQVTLGRLVAQLGSDLSPVEDAIRAALDNTAAARELNDQIAEALRDLPEEPEPPIA